Proteins from a single region of Abyssalbus ytuae:
- a CDS encoding alpha-1,3-galactosidase-related protein → MMKTIYKYILIAILFSGCAEKLKIKEINVSDYGIVPNTKKNFTKEINELIYNLNDEPVTILFPKGRYDFYPHSLYFRPYYETNTYDLNPKRLAILIEKKKNITIDAQGSDFIYHDHIQPFTVDNSENISIKNVNIDWDQPLTAEAEVIEADSTHILVKIDKKQFPYAVHDKGITFAADDWEAEWRLSGGSWLIEFNKKHIIPAATGDFGAVNGDLDNVYYSETSPGIVLMKGNFTKLPSVGNYLIMRHSTRDHSGILLYHSKNTNLENINVYHTSGLGILSQYCENIKMEKVNMIPNPHKNRYLSGHDDGLHFMGCKGEIVINYCDSQGLMDDPINIHGTYVPVTEKLNDNTLKCRYAHDMSCGLIWAKKGDSIGFIDKKTLNPIGVGVVSKFTPLNSEKFHLEFQNKIPEILSNEYSLENLSCTPNVIITNCFVGSNRARGFLISTPGKVLVENNIFETSGSAILIAGDANYWYESGAVKDITIRNNEFRSSCNSSPYQFCEAVISIYPEIPHADPLNPYHKNIKIINNSFNPSDYPILYAKSVNGLIFKGNSITRSYDFKPWHLNKHNFLLDACKNVEISKNKIDKDVLGKNGLLKSMQKDELIQVQSELKIEMEDDHQ, encoded by the coding sequence ATGATGAAAACTATTTACAAATATATTCTAATTGCAATTTTATTTAGTGGGTGTGCCGAAAAACTAAAAATTAAAGAAATTAATGTAAGTGACTATGGAATAGTTCCCAACACTAAAAAAAACTTTACGAAGGAAATTAATGAGTTAATTTATAACTTGAATGATGAACCGGTAACTATTCTTTTCCCAAAAGGCAGGTACGATTTTTATCCTCATTCATTATATTTCAGACCTTATTATGAAACTAATACTTACGACCTTAATCCAAAAAGATTAGCAATTCTAATCGAGAAAAAAAAGAATATTACCATTGATGCCCAGGGCTCAGATTTTATTTATCATGATCATATACAGCCTTTTACAGTTGATAATTCTGAAAACATTAGTATAAAGAATGTGAACATTGATTGGGATCAACCTTTAACGGCAGAAGCTGAAGTTATTGAAGCTGATTCCACTCATATACTTGTAAAGATCGACAAAAAGCAGTTCCCGTATGCAGTACATGATAAAGGTATAACATTTGCTGCAGATGATTGGGAGGCAGAGTGGAGGCTATCAGGTGGTTCATGGTTGATTGAATTTAACAAAAAGCATATAATTCCGGCAGCGACTGGAGATTTTGGTGCTGTTAATGGAGATTTGGATAATGTTTATTATTCTGAGACCAGCCCTGGTATAGTGTTAATGAAAGGAAATTTTACAAAATTGCCATCGGTAGGTAATTATTTAATTATGAGGCATAGTACCCGCGACCATTCCGGAATATTATTATATCACTCAAAAAATACGAATCTAGAAAATATCAATGTATATCATACATCGGGATTAGGAATTCTTTCTCAGTATTGTGAAAATATTAAAATGGAAAAAGTTAACATGATTCCAAATCCACATAAAAACAGATATTTGAGCGGCCATGATGATGGATTACATTTTATGGGATGTAAAGGTGAAATCGTAATTAACTATTGCGATTCGCAAGGTTTAATGGACGACCCAATAAACATTCATGGCACTTATGTTCCAGTTACTGAAAAACTAAATGATAATACTTTAAAGTGTAGGTATGCCCATGATATGAGTTGTGGATTAATTTGGGCGAAAAAAGGAGATTCAATTGGTTTTATTGATAAAAAAACATTGAACCCAATAGGAGTGGGGGTTGTAAGTAAGTTTACACCGTTAAATAGTGAAAAATTTCACTTGGAGTTTCAAAATAAAATTCCGGAAATACTATCTAATGAGTATTCCCTGGAAAATTTAAGTTGTACACCTAATGTTATCATTACAAACTGTTTTGTGGGTAGTAATAGAGCCAGAGGATTTTTAATTTCAACCCCTGGGAAAGTACTTGTTGAAAATAATATTTTTGAAACAAGTGGTTCTGCAATACTTATTGCCGGAGATGCCAATTATTGGTACGAGAGTGGAGCCGTAAAAGATATAACGATAAGAAATAATGAATTTAGGTCTTCTTGTAATTCTTCTCCCTATCAATTTTGTGAAGCCGTAATTAGTATTTATCCGGAAATTCCACATGCCGATCCATTAAACCCGTACCACAAGAATATCAAAATAATAAATAATAGTTTTAATCCTTCAGATTATCCAATTCTTTATGCTAAATCTGTAAATGGTTTGATTTTTAAAGGAAATTCGATAACCAGAAGTTATGATTTTAAGCCATGGCATCTTAACAAGCATAATTTCCTTTTAGATGCATGTAAAAATGTAGAAATAAGTAAAAATAAAATTGACAAAGACGTACTTGGGAAAAATGGTTTGCTGAAATCGATGCAAAAAGATGAGTTGATACAAGTACAATCTGAACTAAAAATTGAGATGGAAGATGATCATCAATAA
- a CDS encoding RagB/SusD family nutrient uptake outer membrane protein, with product MKKIIMTLLVLLALSCNDDFFDQVPDDRLTFEETFSKKTTVEMYLTAVYNHVPSNFDQRYSASNSVPATGGSDEGEYVWSFHLGNYFNIGDWNPTTGHVNTLWSNFYQAIRSASTFMLNVNKCQDCTPTDIEKFTAEARVLRAFYYYNLIRLYGPVLIMPETPVEADADLDALGLRRNTLDECVNYIISELDKGIEVLSKYTQGKDEIGRMDDPFAMAIKEKTLLFYASPLFNGNSDYATLVNAEGEPLIPQNYDVNKWKMAADVAKEFINTYVPHTFDLYKEYDENGTYDPYLSCRNVMFENLNEEMIFARLRGGNSHFYECTPYHLGYPSEVRGGGGLSPTQEMVDAYFMANGRSIDDPLSGYQETGFKDYQAPFDFESRSTFNQWVGREPRFYVGITYNNSLWIDRTYGDVITTTWYAGNSGKQAGANDYPPTGYIIRKFLPPQHWKDAQGSTNIPYLRLAEIYLDYAEALNEYDPGNPDILKYLNLIRERAGIAEYGEDLPVPSGQEEMREAIWKERRVELAFESVRYFDVRRWKIAEEVLAGPFHSMDINAKEEENFYNKIVFEQRIFSKNHYLWPIPQDELNSNPELIQNTGW from the coding sequence ATGAAAAAAATAATAATGACACTTTTAGTGCTCTTAGCATTATCATGTAACGATGATTTTTTTGATCAGGTTCCGGATGACCGGTTAACTTTTGAGGAAACATTCTCCAAAAAGACAACTGTCGAAATGTACTTGACAGCAGTGTATAACCATGTCCCCAGTAATTTTGACCAGAGGTATTCTGCAAGTAACTCAGTACCTGCTACCGGAGGTTCTGATGAAGGAGAGTATGTGTGGTCTTTTCACTTAGGGAATTATTTTAATATAGGAGATTGGAATCCCACAACCGGGCATGTAAATACTTTATGGTCTAATTTTTATCAGGCTATCAGGTCAGCATCAACTTTTATGCTAAATGTCAACAAATGTCAGGATTGTACTCCGACGGATATCGAAAAATTTACAGCAGAAGCACGTGTCCTCAGGGCTTTTTACTATTATAATTTGATTAGGCTTTATGGCCCCGTGCTTATTATGCCGGAAACGCCGGTAGAAGCTGATGCCGATTTGGATGCTTTGGGCCTTAGAAGAAACACATTGGATGAATGTGTTAACTATATAATTAGTGAACTGGATAAAGGAATTGAAGTATTAAGTAAATACACTCAGGGTAAGGATGAAATAGGCAGGATGGATGATCCGTTTGCAATGGCAATTAAGGAAAAAACATTGCTATTCTATGCAAGTCCTTTATTTAATGGTAATTCAGATTATGCCACTTTGGTGAATGCTGAGGGGGAGCCATTAATCCCACAAAATTATGATGTGAATAAATGGAAAATGGCTGCAGATGTTGCTAAAGAATTTATAAACACATATGTTCCACACACATTTGATCTTTATAAGGAATATGATGAAAATGGAACCTACGATCCGTATTTATCCTGTAGAAATGTTATGTTCGAGAATTTAAATGAAGAAATGATTTTTGCGAGATTACGGGGAGGTAATTCTCATTTTTACGAATGTACACCCTATCATTTGGGGTATCCTTCTGAAGTAAGGGGAGGCGGTGGATTAAGCCCTACCCAGGAAATGGTAGATGCATATTTTATGGCCAATGGCCGTTCCATAGATGATCCTCTATCGGGATATCAGGAGACAGGATTTAAAGACTATCAGGCTCCTTTTGACTTCGAATCAAGATCTACCTTTAATCAATGGGTGGGACGCGAACCAAGATTTTATGTGGGAATTACTTATAATAACAGTTTATGGATAGACCGAACTTACGGAGATGTCATTACCACAACCTGGTATGCCGGTAATTCAGGAAAACAAGCCGGTGCTAACGATTACCCCCCAACTGGCTATATCATAAGAAAATTTCTTCCACCTCAACATTGGAAAGACGCTCAAGGGAGTACCAATATACCTTATTTAAGACTGGCCGAAATTTATTTGGATTATGCAGAAGCGTTAAATGAATACGATCCAGGCAATCCTGATATTTTAAAGTATCTGAATTTAATTAGAGAAAGAGCCGGAATTGCGGAATATGGTGAAGACTTACCTGTTCCTTCTGGTCAGGAAGAAATGCGTGAAGCTATCTGGAAAGAAAGAAGAGTGGAATTAGCTTTTGAAAGCGTAAGATATTTTGATGTAAGAAGATGGAAAATAGCCGAAGAGGTTCTGGCAGGACCTTTCCACAGTATGGATATTAATGCAAAGGAAGAAGAAAACTTTTATAATAAGATAGTTTTTGAGCAACGTATTTTTAGTAAAAATCACTATCTGTGGCCAATTCCACAGGATGAACTTAATAGCAATCCCGAACTTATCCAGAATACCGGGTGGTAA
- a CDS encoding discoidin domain-containing protein, protein MKKIFNTILIFTGITLVLYSCSKDEGGFNLTGYPDSVVNDDPPGSPSRGLIEKWNGHSEQVLRKYFDSNVAIYYGDEVNRQIEWPYTFISGAWSHVLNTYGNFGDEGSRLYTVIHQNLGSDPYFSTYFDEVSDFESLIDFSLEGGEMNITNKDKIVFLIEDIAENSIKGVKNAIGKELWKNQFAKIFVYDLYSSLGMEEDAQRIYNDAIAQEVSYPTAGTFWFRDWFLPLYENNNGPVVFDTFFELLSEKYPLSGNAYARDLNMGEMIHFFSGATGEDLQPMAEAAFGWNDEYAELLFQAKAQFPNLDYPFDPVTEIVDVTSDGILSVSRENPNGIGHGESSPHVVDGSIDTKFLVEGYPDPMWIQLEFPEEIAISQYSISSANDAVDRDPKKWELVASNDETNWVTLDTKENEIFNERKQTKTYSFSNEESYRYYRLHILENGGSGLMQLSEIRYFSIQEIRNPDYTGQATLTVSRDNDSGPESAEGSLKVVDGDINTKFLIGGYPDDPIWMQQEFSNAKRVTQYTLTSADDEESRDPKAWELEASNDGASWISLDTQTGQIFEERQQTKLYIITNDTEYLYYRISINENNGSDGMQLSEWRLLGSN, encoded by the coding sequence ATGAAAAAAATTTTCAATACAATATTAATATTCACAGGAATAACACTAGTCTTGTATTCCTGTTCAAAAGATGAAGGAGGCTTTAATTTGACAGGATACCCCGATTCTGTTGTGAATGATGACCCTCCGGGATCTCCGTCAAGAGGTCTTATAGAAAAATGGAATGGTCATTCCGAACAGGTATTACGTAAATATTTTGATAGTAACGTTGCTATTTATTATGGAGATGAAGTAAACCGTCAAATAGAGTGGCCATATACCTTTATAAGTGGTGCGTGGAGCCATGTGTTAAATACTTATGGTAATTTTGGGGACGAAGGAAGCAGACTTTATACCGTAATACATCAAAATCTCGGGTCTGACCCTTATTTTTCAACCTATTTTGATGAAGTTTCTGATTTTGAGAGTCTTATTGATTTTTCTTTAGAAGGTGGTGAAATGAATATTACCAATAAAGATAAAATAGTATTTCTTATTGAAGACATAGCCGAAAATTCTATCAAAGGGGTAAAAAATGCTATTGGGAAAGAACTTTGGAAAAACCAGTTTGCAAAGATTTTTGTTTATGACCTGTATTCATCTCTGGGAATGGAAGAAGATGCACAACGAATCTATAATGACGCCATAGCACAGGAAGTTTCATATCCCACGGCAGGAACTTTTTGGTTTCGTGACTGGTTTTTACCACTTTATGAAAATAATAATGGACCCGTAGTATTCGATACCTTTTTTGAATTACTCTCGGAAAAATATCCATTATCAGGTAATGCTTATGCCAGAGATCTGAACATGGGCGAAATGATTCACTTCTTTAGTGGCGCCACAGGAGAAGATTTACAACCCATGGCAGAAGCGGCTTTTGGATGGAATGATGAATATGCAGAATTGTTATTTCAGGCTAAGGCCCAATTTCCCAATCTGGACTATCCTTTTGATCCTGTTACTGAAATTGTAGATGTTACCTCCGATGGAATCCTTTCTGTAAGCAGAGAAAATCCCAATGGAATAGGGCATGGAGAGAGTTCGCCCCATGTGGTAGATGGTAGCATTGACACTAAATTTTTAGTAGAGGGTTATCCGGATCCGATGTGGATACAGCTGGAATTCCCCGAAGAAATAGCAATAAGTCAGTATTCAATTTCCTCTGCCAATGATGCAGTAGATAGAGATCCCAAAAAGTGGGAGTTGGTTGCCTCAAATGATGAAACAAACTGGGTGACATTAGACACAAAAGAAAATGAAATTTTCAATGAAAGGAAACAGACAAAAACATATTCATTTTCTAATGAAGAATCTTACAGGTATTATAGACTACATATTTTAGAAAACGGTGGTAGTGGACTTATGCAATTAAGTGAAATCAGGTATTTTTCAATACAGGAAATAAGAAACCCCGATTATACGGGACAGGCTACTTTAACAGTGAGCAGGGACAATGATAGTGGCCCGGAGAGTGCAGAAGGATCACTTAAAGTGGTTGATGGAGATATTAACACTAAGTTTTTAATTGGAGGCTATCCGGATGATCCTATCTGGATGCAGCAGGAATTCTCTAATGCAAAAAGAGTAACCCAATATACCTTAACTTCAGCTGACGATGAAGAATCCAGAGATCCGAAGGCATGGGAATTAGAGGCCTCTAATGATGGTGCTAGTTGGATATCGTTAGACACTCAGACAGGACAGATTTTTGAAGAACGTCAACAAACAAAATTATATATCATCACCAATGATACAGAATATTTGTATTACCGGATTTCTATCAATGAAAATAATGGTAGTGATGGTATGCAGTTAAGTGAATGGAGGCTTTTGGGAAGTAATTAA
- a CDS encoding arylsulfatase — protein sequence MMNKILTPKFWILLIFSNYLFISCKSQHKTKPENPPLRPNIIYIMADDLGYGDLSFTGQEKFQTPNIDKLARDGIFFTQHYSGSTVCAPSRSSLMTGLHTGHTFIRGNKEIEPEGQYPLDSTVVTIAERLKEAGYVTGAFGKWGLGYPLSEGNPNNQGFDEFYGYNCQRIGHNYYPYHMWNNETKEIIEGNKVKNTNVYGPEIIHQKALSFIEKNKDNPFFMYYPSIIPHAELAAPEEYIDKFRGKLLPEKEYKGVDEGPGYKNGGYGSQKDTHAAFAAMMYILDEQVGEIRKKVEDMGIAENTIILFTSDNGPHQEGGADPDYFNSNAQFRGYKRDLYEGGIRVPLIASWKGKIKPNITSDHVSAFWDFFPTACDIAWIDKPENIDGISFLPELLGKPQKKHEYLYWEFHEHGGKQAVRLGDWKGVRLNMSENPDSSIELYNLALDPDEKNNVAEQNPEVVKKISHIMEKEHTPSKEFSFKYEMN from the coding sequence ATGATGAATAAGATATTAACTCCAAAGTTTTGGATTCTTTTAATTTTTTCTAATTATCTTTTCATAAGTTGTAAAAGTCAGCATAAGACAAAACCGGAGAATCCTCCACTTAGACCTAATATTATCTATATTATGGCAGATGACTTAGGCTATGGCGATCTGAGTTTTACGGGACAAGAAAAGTTCCAAACACCTAACATTGATAAATTAGCCAGAGACGGCATATTTTTTACTCAACATTATTCAGGTTCTACAGTTTGTGCCCCTTCCCGCTCATCATTAATGACAGGACTTCATACCGGACATACTTTTATAAGAGGAAATAAAGAAATAGAACCTGAAGGACAATACCCCCTCGACTCAACGGTGGTTACAATTGCTGAACGTTTGAAAGAAGCAGGGTATGTAACGGGAGCCTTTGGTAAATGGGGCTTGGGTTACCCGCTTTCTGAAGGTAATCCTAATAACCAGGGGTTTGATGAATTTTACGGATATAATTGTCAGCGGATAGGACACAATTATTACCCATATCATATGTGGAATAACGAAACCAAAGAAATAATTGAAGGTAATAAAGTAAAAAATACAAATGTGTATGGTCCGGAAATTATACATCAAAAAGCACTTTCTTTTATTGAAAAAAATAAAGACAATCCTTTTTTTATGTATTACCCATCCATTATTCCTCATGCCGAACTTGCTGCTCCTGAAGAGTATATAGATAAGTTCAGAGGGAAATTGTTACCGGAAAAAGAATATAAAGGGGTAGATGAGGGCCCTGGTTATAAAAACGGTGGATATGGCTCTCAAAAAGATACTCATGCTGCTTTTGCCGCCATGATGTATATTTTGGATGAACAAGTAGGTGAAATCAGAAAAAAAGTTGAAGATATGGGTATAGCTGAAAATACCATAATCTTATTTACTTCAGATAATGGCCCACATCAGGAAGGTGGAGCTGATCCTGATTATTTTAATAGCAATGCGCAATTTAGAGGGTATAAACGGGATTTATATGAAGGAGGAATAAGGGTGCCTCTAATTGCTTCGTGGAAAGGGAAAATAAAACCTAACATCACTTCAGATCACGTATCGGCATTTTGGGATTTTTTCCCTACCGCTTGTGATATAGCCTGGATAGATAAACCTGAAAATATTGATGGGATTTCCTTTTTGCCAGAACTACTTGGTAAACCTCAAAAAAAGCATGAATATTTGTATTGGGAATTTCACGAACATGGAGGAAAACAAGCAGTTAGACTGGGAGATTGGAAAGGTGTGCGTTTGAATATGTCTGAAAATCCCGATTCTTCGATTGAACTTTATAATCTTGCCTTAGACCCTGATGAGAAAAATAATGTAGCTGAACAAAACCCGGAAGTAGTAAAAAAAATATCTCACATTATGGAAAAAGAGCATACTCCTTCAAAAGAATTTAGTTTTAAATATGAAATGAATTAA
- a CDS encoding GH92 family glycosyl hydrolase, producing MKLKKIILIIFIISNSHVWGKQPPENDLADYVNTLQGTNSRFELTRGNTYPTTALPFGMHTWTPQTGENGDGWKYQYFKDKIRGFQQAHQCSSWTRDYAVFSLMPVTNELKLNHKAREVGFSHDNETAKPYYYQVLLENGVNTEISPTERGAHLRFTFPKKEKAWIVIDGYTGASEINIDVKNRRITGYVRNGGGLKRFENFKNYFVIQFDKPFIASGIWENRDNQKWNDELSKEGRGIGAYIQFKPGQKIQTKIASSYISVEQAKLTLKHELGKDKKLEVTKAKAKKVWNDHLSKILVEGGTEEQFKTFYSCFFRASLFSRKFYEIDQSGEPYYYSPYDGKIHQGYMYTDTGFWDTFRAQFPLNALLYPEMHGRYVSALLDAQEQCGWLPSWSFPSEGGSMIGNHAISLLADAWAKGIQTFDSKEALEAYFHEVTNKGPWGPANGREGWKEYFTLGYVPYPEVKEATAKTLEYAYDDFCGYILADMTNNQFYKDIFSRHMYNYRNVFDSSTGFMNGKDKKGNWKRNFDPFEWGGPFTEGNAWHYLWSVFHDPKGLINLMGGEDNFNKKLDSVFTVPNKIVVGTYGGRIHEMTEMEVADMGQYAHGNQPIQHAIYLYNYSGQPWKAQNRVREVMSRLYSYTEDGYPGDEDQGQTSSWYVLSALGFYSVCPGTDQYVIGSPVFKKATITLENGNRFVVEAKNNSENNVYLEKGLLNEKLFTKNYIRYSEIINGGTLQFLMSDHPNKSRGVNEEDKPFSLSD from the coding sequence ATGAAGCTAAAAAAAATTATTCTAATAATATTTATTATAAGTAATTCTCATGTATGGGGAAAGCAACCACCTGAAAATGACCTTGCAGATTATGTAAATACCCTACAGGGAACAAATTCCAGGTTTGAACTTACAAGGGGTAATACCTATCCTACCACAGCCCTCCCTTTCGGGATGCATACATGGACACCCCAGACAGGAGAAAACGGTGATGGTTGGAAATACCAGTATTTTAAAGATAAAATAAGAGGATTCCAACAGGCGCATCAATGCAGTTCCTGGACCAGAGATTATGCGGTTTTTTCTTTAATGCCTGTTACCAATGAACTTAAGTTGAACCATAAAGCCAGAGAGGTGGGATTCAGTCATGATAATGAAACAGCTAAACCTTATTATTACCAAGTGCTATTGGAAAATGGGGTTAATACTGAAATCTCTCCCACAGAACGGGGCGCACATCTTCGTTTTACTTTTCCCAAAAAAGAGAAGGCATGGATTGTTATCGATGGTTACACTGGAGCCAGCGAAATAAATATCGATGTCAAAAACCGAAGAATTACGGGTTACGTTAGGAATGGAGGAGGATTGAAAAGATTTGAAAACTTTAAGAATTATTTTGTTATTCAGTTTGATAAACCTTTTATAGCTAGTGGAATTTGGGAAAATAGAGATAACCAGAAATGGAATGACGAACTTTCTAAAGAAGGGAGAGGGATCGGGGCATATATTCAATTTAAACCCGGGCAAAAAATTCAAACTAAAATTGCTTCATCTTACATTAGTGTTGAGCAAGCAAAATTAACACTTAAACATGAGCTGGGGAAAGACAAAAAATTAGAAGTCACCAAAGCTAAAGCCAAAAAAGTATGGAATGATCATCTTTCTAAAATTCTTGTAGAAGGAGGTACCGAAGAACAATTTAAAACCTTTTATTCGTGCTTTTTCAGGGCAAGTCTTTTTTCCAGAAAATTTTATGAGATTGATCAAAGCGGAGAACCTTATTATTATAGCCCGTATGATGGGAAAATTCATCAGGGTTATATGTATACCGATACCGGATTTTGGGATACTTTCCGGGCACAATTTCCTCTTAATGCACTATTATATCCTGAAATGCATGGCCGCTATGTTTCTGCGTTGTTAGATGCTCAGGAACAGTGTGGATGGTTGCCCTCGTGGTCTTTTCCAAGTGAGGGAGGAAGTATGATAGGAAATCATGCCATATCTCTTTTGGCAGATGCATGGGCAAAAGGAATTCAAACTTTTGATTCTAAAGAGGCATTGGAAGCATATTTTCATGAAGTAACTAATAAGGGACCTTGGGGCCCTGCTAACGGAAGAGAAGGATGGAAAGAATATTTTACTTTGGGATACGTGCCATACCCCGAAGTAAAGGAAGCTACTGCAAAGACTTTGGAATACGCCTACGATGATTTTTGTGGATATATTCTGGCAGATATGACCAACAACCAATTTTACAAAGATATTTTCTCCAGACATATGTACAATTACCGAAATGTTTTTGATAGTTCAACCGGTTTTATGAACGGAAAAGATAAAAAAGGAAACTGGAAAAGGAATTTTGATCCTTTTGAGTGGGGAGGCCCTTTTACAGAAGGGAACGCATGGCATTATCTATGGTCTGTATTTCACGATCCAAAAGGACTTATCAATCTTATGGGAGGAGAAGATAATTTTAATAAAAAACTCGATTCGGTTTTTACTGTCCCCAATAAAATTGTTGTAGGAACCTATGGGGGAAGAATCCATGAAATGACTGAGATGGAAGTGGCTGATATGGGGCAATATGCTCATGGAAATCAACCCATTCAACATGCCATTTACCTGTATAATTATTCAGGTCAGCCATGGAAAGCACAGAATCGGGTTAGAGAAGTTATGTCCAGGCTTTACAGTTATACAGAAGACGGATATCCAGGTGATGAAGACCAGGGGCAAACATCTTCATGGTATGTGTTAAGTGCTTTAGGTTTTTACAGTGTATGCCCAGGTACTGACCAATATGTTATCGGAAGTCCTGTATTTAAGAAAGCGACTATAACTCTTGAAAATGGAAATAGATTCGTAGTTGAAGCCAAAAATAATAGTGAAAATAATGTTTACCTTGAAAAAGGTTTATTAAATGAGAAATTATTTACAAAAAACTATATCAGATATAGTGAGATAATAAATGGTGGGACTTTACAATTTTTGATGTCAGATCATCCTAATAAAAGTAGAGGAGTAAATGAAGAAGATAAACCTTTCTCTTTATCTGATTAA